In Ruminiclostridium papyrosolvens DSM 2782, the following proteins share a genomic window:
- a CDS encoding glycoside hydrolase family 95 protein — MEYILWYKSPARIWEEALPVGNGGLGGMVHGGISHECIDLNNDTLWSGLPGQLINKNILPLLPEVQCLVDEGNNYDAQKLIEENILTGYSQSYLPLGRLLLTCELSGEINNYSRSLSLNTAVCETRYTCGGVNHCREVICSYPDNVMAVHMTADKSESFTLTATLDSQLRYQVNKKGRTLIMTGDCPSCMIPDYVEAGKHIVYDSEEHSRSIGFSVGMRAYIKGGSVIVEENGISINAADEVLLVLSSSTNFEGFDIMPGSSGVDPLSKCIRTLDKAAGYSWNELLSRHKDDHSSLFKRVCLDLGTQSQLPTDERLAAYAKGQYDPSLDSLMFAYGRYLLIACSRPGTQAANLQGIWNKDLAAPWSSNYTTNINLEMNYWPAETANLSECHKPLFDLLKDVSKAGSEISRENYGCRGFVLHHNTDLWRMASAVSGQARWGFWPMGGAWLSLHIMEHYRFSCDVVFLQNHYYIMREAVLFFLDYMKPDKKGYYITNPSTSPENAFIDKEGRICSITKGSTMDLFIIRELFESCVEAQSILKIDSELSGLLVQRLCKLPPFRIGKKGQLLEWPDEYVEEEPGHRHISHLFGLFPGSVISPWHTPELAEACRKSLEQRLANGGGHTGWSCAWLICLYARLGDGDNAYRFVNQLLTRSVYPNLFDAHPPFQIDGNFGFTTGIIEMLLQSHNGELHLLPALPNSWKDGSATGLKARGNYTVDILWRNHNLLKVRITAGNSNVCRIRINESFTADKYFEKTGNLVFVYLSENESVNFNLSV; from the coding sequence GTGGAGTATATTTTATGGTACAAATCTCCCGCTCGTATTTGGGAAGAGGCACTGCCTGTCGGTAACGGTGGTCTTGGTGGAATGGTTCACGGCGGGATTTCACATGAATGTATTGATTTAAATAACGATACTTTATGGTCAGGATTACCGGGGCAGCTTATTAACAAAAACATACTGCCTTTATTACCTGAAGTTCAGTGTCTAGTGGATGAAGGCAATAATTATGATGCACAAAAGCTTATAGAAGAAAATATACTAACTGGCTACTCACAGTCTTATCTCCCTCTTGGCAGGTTATTACTGACCTGTGAGCTGTCAGGAGAAATTAATAACTACAGTCGTTCACTCTCCCTTAATACAGCAGTATGTGAAACCCGCTATACCTGTGGCGGCGTTAATCATTGCCGTGAGGTTATATGTTCTTATCCTGACAACGTAATGGCAGTTCATATGACTGCAGATAAATCAGAATCATTTACATTAACCGCAACTCTTGATTCTCAACTGCGTTATCAGGTTAATAAAAAAGGCCGTACCTTAATAATGACCGGAGACTGTCCTTCATGTATGATTCCTGACTACGTGGAAGCAGGTAAACATATAGTCTATGACTCTGAAGAACACAGTCGCAGTATTGGATTTTCAGTTGGAATGAGGGCATATATAAAGGGTGGCTCCGTAATTGTAGAAGAAAACGGTATTTCAATCAATGCTGCTGATGAAGTTCTCTTAGTCCTCTCTTCATCTACAAATTTTGAGGGATTTGATATAATGCCAGGAAGTTCGGGCGTAGACCCGTTAAGCAAATGTATACGGACTTTGGATAAGGCAGCAGGTTATAGTTGGAATGAACTTTTGTCCCGTCATAAAGATGACCACTCTTCTTTATTTAAACGTGTATGTCTTGACCTTGGCACACAGTCGCAGCTGCCCACAGATGAAAGACTTGCTGCATATGCCAAAGGACAGTACGACCCTTCTCTTGATTCACTGATGTTTGCCTATGGCAGATATCTGCTTATAGCATGTTCCCGCCCCGGCACACAAGCAGCCAATCTTCAAGGTATTTGGAATAAAGATTTGGCAGCACCATGGTCTTCTAATTACACTACTAATATTAATCTTGAAATGAATTATTGGCCTGCTGAGACTGCTAACCTTTCGGAATGTCACAAGCCTCTGTTTGATCTGCTGAAAGACGTTTCAAAGGCTGGTTCTGAGATATCACGTGAAAATTACGGATGCAGGGGCTTTGTGTTGCATCATAACACGGATTTATGGCGGATGGCATCTGCCGTGTCAGGTCAGGCAAGATGGGGGTTCTGGCCTATGGGTGGGGCGTGGCTCTCTCTACATATAATGGAGCATTACAGATTCAGCTGTGATGTAGTTTTTTTACAAAATCACTATTATATTATGCGAGAAGCAGTTTTGTTTTTCCTTGATTATATGAAGCCTGACAAAAAAGGGTATTATATAACCAACCCCTCCACTTCACCTGAAAACGCCTTTATAGATAAAGAAGGTCGAATATGTTCAATTACAAAAGGTTCAACCATGGACCTGTTTATTATCCGAGAGCTTTTTGAAAGCTGTGTGGAAGCACAGTCTATTCTTAAAATTGATTCAGAGCTTTCCGGCTTACTTGTCCAAAGGCTTTGCAAGCTGCCTCCATTTCGGATAGGTAAAAAGGGACAGTTATTGGAGTGGCCTGATGAATATGTTGAAGAAGAGCCGGGGCATCGGCATATCTCCCACCTGTTTGGACTTTTCCCCGGCAGTGTTATAAGTCCATGGCACACCCCGGAACTTGCCGAAGCCTGCCGTAAATCTCTGGAACAACGACTTGCAAACGGAGGAGGCCATACAGGTTGGAGCTGTGCTTGGCTAATATGTCTTTATGCCAGACTGGGGGACGGAGATAATGCCTACCGTTTTGTCAATCAACTTTTAACCCGTTCCGTTTATCCCAATCTTTTTGATGCACATCCTCCATTCCAAATTGATGGTAATTTCGGTTTTACGACTGGTATTATTGAAATGCTTTTACAAAGCCATAACGGCGAGCTACACCTGCTGCCTGCCTTGCCCAATAGCTGGAAAGATGGAAGTGCAACGGGTTTAAAAGCCAGAGGAAACTACACTGTAGATATTTTGTGGCGCAATCACAATCTTTTGAAGGTGCGTATAACAGCTGGAAATAGTAATGTCTGCCGTATTAGGATAAATGAATCCTTTACGGCAGACAAATATTTTGAAAAGACAGGCAACTTAGTTTTTGTTTATTTATCTGAAAATGAAAGTGTTAATTTTAACTTATCTGTCTAA